Proteins from a genomic interval of Streptomyces fodineus:
- a CDS encoding metallophosphoesterase family protein, producing the protein MIGRGAGVESEADAGQLLAISDLHITYPENRALVEDMRPTSDEDWLIVAGDIAETVADIRWTLEKLAGRFRKVLWAPGNHELWTHPKDPVTLRGVARYEHLVGLCRELGVVTPEDPYPVWRGPGGPVVVAPLFLLYDYSFLPPGCATKAEGLAYAQSTGVVCNDEYLLHPDPYPSRDAWCRARVAETERRLAELPPDLPVVPVNHYPLHRHPTEVLWYPEFAMWCGTTLTADWHRRFPVAAMVYGHLHIPRTTWHDGVRFEEVSVGYPREWRKRPGPPGRLRRILPMEVETGDRGAAPGVGRGRGSTR; encoded by the coding sequence ATGATCGGAAGGGGTGCAGGGGTGGAGTCGGAGGCCGACGCCGGGCAGCTGCTGGCCATCAGCGACCTGCACATCACCTACCCGGAGAACCGCGCCCTGGTCGAGGACATGCGGCCCACGAGCGACGAGGACTGGCTGATCGTGGCCGGCGACATCGCCGAGACGGTCGCCGACATCCGCTGGACGCTCGAGAAACTGGCAGGCCGCTTCCGCAAGGTGCTGTGGGCCCCCGGCAACCACGAGCTGTGGACCCACCCGAAGGATCCCGTCACCCTGCGCGGCGTCGCCCGCTACGAGCACCTGGTCGGGCTGTGCCGCGAACTGGGCGTCGTCACACCCGAGGACCCCTACCCGGTATGGCGCGGCCCCGGCGGCCCGGTCGTCGTCGCCCCGCTGTTCCTGCTGTACGACTACTCGTTCCTGCCGCCCGGCTGCGCCACCAAGGCCGAGGGCCTGGCCTACGCGCAGAGCACCGGCGTCGTCTGCAACGACGAGTATCTGCTGCACCCCGATCCCTATCCGAGCCGTGACGCCTGGTGCCGGGCACGGGTCGCCGAGACCGAGCGCAGGCTGGCCGAGCTGCCCCCGGACCTGCCGGTCGTACCGGTCAACCATTATCCACTGCACCGGCATCCCACCGAGGTGCTGTGGTATCCCGAGTTCGCCATGTGGTGCGGCACCACCCTGACCGCCGACTGGCACCGCCGGTTCCCCGTCGCCGCGATGGTCTACGGCCATCTGCACATCCCCCGCACCACCTGGCACGACGGAGTCCGCTTCGAAGAGGTCTCCGTAGGCTATCCCCGTGAATGGCGCAAGCGACCGGGACCGCCGGGACGGCTGCGCCGCATCCTGCCAATGGAGGTCGAAACCGGTGATCGAGGAGCTGCTCCCGGAGTCGGTCGTGGCCGTGGAAGCACACGGTGA
- a CDS encoding ATP-grasp domain-containing protein: MPSRVRVWLNRTYAENVFFMDQLRRNPSDRAVEIHATHGDPDSPVLAAADTADLEPEGLSPAAYVEYALDQCVRRGIDVFVPRLHQAAIVRHRAEFAAAGTALLAPTPEAVAVFEDKATAYEAVRSVGVPVPPWWRVRTADELLAAVEELEEAGHTACFKPAAGAGGVGFRVITRSPFSLAGLTGFPSPYVQLDLVVQALRRAGEPVDWLVMPRLEQPEVSVDCLTGPDNRLRLAVGRTKNGRRRGFTVEERWLEPARLIAEGFGLHHLSNIQFRMLGDHPVLLDVNTRPSGGLHQLSLCGVNVPWAAVRLALGEDPGVIEPPFLGQDYTVVAGARSLLPVPAALPRQREAEMALPALPLQAASAAEVLPL, encoded by the coding sequence ATGCCCTCTCGCGTACGCGTCTGGCTCAACCGCACGTACGCGGAGAACGTGTTCTTCATGGATCAGCTGCGCAGAAATCCCAGCGATCGCGCGGTGGAGATCCATGCCACGCACGGGGACCCCGACTCCCCCGTGCTGGCCGCCGCCGACACCGCCGACCTGGAGCCGGAGGGGCTGTCCCCGGCCGCGTACGTCGAGTACGCCCTCGACCAGTGCGTCCGGCGCGGCATCGACGTGTTCGTGCCCCGGCTGCACCAGGCGGCGATCGTGCGGCACCGCGCGGAGTTCGCGGCGGCCGGTACGGCGCTGCTGGCGCCGACGCCCGAGGCGGTGGCGGTGTTCGAGGACAAGGCGACCGCGTACGAGGCGGTCCGCTCGGTCGGGGTCCCGGTGCCGCCGTGGTGGCGCGTGCGTACGGCGGACGAACTCCTTGCCGCTGTCGAGGAGTTGGAGGAAGCCGGGCACACGGCATGCTTCAAGCCGGCCGCCGGTGCCGGCGGGGTCGGCTTCCGGGTGATCACCCGCAGCCCGTTCTCGCTGGCCGGCCTCACGGGGTTCCCGAGCCCGTACGTCCAGCTGGACCTGGTCGTCCAGGCGCTGCGGCGGGCCGGGGAGCCGGTGGACTGGCTGGTGATGCCGCGCCTGGAGCAGCCCGAGGTGTCCGTCGACTGCCTGACCGGGCCGGACAACCGGCTGCGGCTCGCGGTGGGCCGCACCAAGAACGGCCGCCGGCGGGGCTTCACCGTGGAGGAGCGGTGGCTGGAGCCGGCCCGGCTGATCGCCGAGGGGTTCGGGCTGCACCATCTGTCCAACATTCAGTTTCGGATGCTCGGCGACCACCCGGTGCTGCTCGATGTCAACACGCGGCCCTCCGGGGGCCTGCACCAGCTGTCGCTGTGCGGGGTGAACGTGCCCTGGGCTGCCGTGCGGTTGGCGCTGGGCGAGGATCCCGGCGTGATCGAGCCGCCGTTCCTGGGGCAGGACTACACGGTGGTGGCGGGGGCGCGATCGCTACTGCCCGTGCCTGCGGCGCTTCCGCGGCAGAGGGAGGCGGAGATGGCCCTTCCGGCGCTGCCTTTGCAGGCGGCTTCGGCGGCTGAGGTCCTGCCGCTTTAG
- a CDS encoding carbohydrate binding domain-containing protein, which yields MRNPLGRHRRRLLALLGSVALAVGGVIALPGAAQAANLLSNPGFESGGLSPWTCTGNLGSVVSSPVHSGSKALQGAVTDSDDAQCTQTVAVQPNTTYALSGWVRGSYVYLGVNGGASTWTTSPTAYSRLSVPFTTGASQTSATIYVHGWYAQGTYWADDIGLDGPGGGGGGDTQAPTAPTGLTSTGKTSSSVSLSWNAATDNVGVTGYDIYSGASQVLTVSGTSATVGGLSPSTSYTFTVKAHDAAGNVSAASNAVSVTTNAGSGGGTGFKQAAPYLYEGWGDPPSPATVMSATGIKWFTMAFVLDSGGCTPAWDGSRPLTGGADQSAINAVRSAGGDIVPSFGGWQGSKLGANCSSAAALAGAIQKVIDAYGLKAVDMDIENTDEFENEAVQAKILTALKTVKANNPGLKTIVTFGTSTTGPTYYGNRLIEQAQSLGADIDVFTIMPFDFGGGSDMYGNTVNAAEGLKSKLKATFGWDDATAYAHIGISGMNGLSDQQETTTPAIWNQVRDWANSHHIARLAFWSVNRDRPCAGGGVVSNCSGISQNTWQFTSITAGFTG from the coding sequence GTGCGCAATCCACTAGGACGTCACAGACGTCGGCTTCTCGCTCTCCTCGGCTCCGTCGCCCTCGCGGTCGGCGGGGTCATCGCCCTCCCGGGCGCCGCTCAGGCAGCCAACCTCCTCTCCAACCCCGGCTTCGAATCCGGCGGCCTCTCCCCCTGGACCTGCACCGGCAATCTCGGCTCGGTCGTCTCCTCCCCCGTGCACAGCGGCAGCAAGGCGCTGCAGGGCGCGGTGACCGACAGCGACGACGCGCAGTGCACCCAGACGGTCGCCGTGCAGCCGAACACGACGTACGCCCTCAGCGGCTGGGTACGCGGCAGTTATGTGTACCTGGGCGTGAACGGCGGCGCCTCGACCTGGACGACCTCGCCGACGGCGTACAGCCGGCTCAGTGTCCCGTTCACCACCGGTGCCTCGCAGACCAGCGCCACCATCTATGTCCACGGCTGGTACGCCCAGGGCACCTACTGGGCCGACGACATCGGCCTGGACGGCCCGGGCGGCGGGGGCGGCGGGGACACACAGGCGCCGACCGCGCCGACGGGTCTGACCTCCACCGGCAAGACCTCGTCCAGCGTTTCGCTGTCGTGGAACGCCGCCACGGACAACGTGGGCGTCACCGGTTACGACATCTACAGCGGCGCCAGCCAGGTGCTGACCGTCTCCGGCACGTCCGCCACGGTCGGCGGGCTGTCACCCAGCACGTCGTACACCTTCACGGTCAAGGCGCACGACGCGGCCGGGAACGTCTCGGCCGCCTCCAACGCCGTCTCCGTCACCACGAACGCGGGCAGCGGCGGCGGCACCGGGTTCAAGCAGGCCGCGCCGTATCTGTACGAGGGCTGGGGCGATCCGCCGAGTCCGGCGACGGTGATGAGCGCGACCGGGATCAAGTGGTTCACGATGGCGTTCGTGCTGGACTCCGGCGGCTGCACGCCGGCCTGGGACGGCAGCCGGCCGCTGACCGGTGGCGCCGATCAGAGCGCGATCAACGCCGTACGGTCGGCGGGCGGTGACATCGTCCCGTCCTTCGGTGGCTGGCAGGGCAGCAAGCTCGGCGCCAACTGCTCCTCGGCGGCGGCGCTCGCCGGGGCCATCCAGAAGGTGATCGACGCCTACGGCCTGAAGGCCGTCGACATGGACATCGAGAACACGGACGAGTTCGAGAACGAGGCCGTACAGGCGAAGATCCTGACCGCGCTGAAGACGGTCAAGGCCAACAACCCCGGCCTGAAGACCATCGTCACCTTCGGCACCTCGACCACCGGGCCGACGTACTACGGCAACCGGCTGATCGAGCAGGCGCAGTCGCTCGGCGCGGACATCGACGTGTTCACCATCATGCCGTTCGACTTCGGCGGCGGCTCGGACATGTACGGCAACACGGTGAACGCCGCCGAGGGCCTGAAGAGCAAGCTGAAGGCGACGTTCGGCTGGGACGACGCGACCGCTTACGCCCACATCGGCATCTCGGGCATGAACGGCCTGTCCGACCAGCAGGAGACGACCACGCCGGCGATCTGGAACCAGGTCCGCGACTGGGCGAACTCCCATCACATCGCGCGGCTCGCGTTCTGGTCGGTCAACCGTGACCGGCCCTGCGCGGGCGGCGGTGTGGTGAGCAACTGCTCCGGCATCAGCCAGAACACCTGGCAGTTCACCTCGATCACGGCCGGGTTCACCGGCTGA
- a CDS encoding alpha-mannosidase: MHDERRRIEDRVERLHHQRIRPAIHAAAVPLDVAAWQAPGEPVPFEEAAAAPYTPFAVGTPWGPPWGTTWFRMRGRVPAEWAGLRVESVIDLGFVSDWPGNQAEALVHRTDGTPLKAVNPLSQYVPVAHPAAGGETVEYLVEAASNPDVLGNGFARPTPLGDVRTAGDRPLYAFRRADLAVLDEQVWHLDLDLQVLRELMLELGEHEPRRHEIMHALDRAMDLLDLDDISGSAPAVRDALRPALAKPAHASAHIVSGVGHAHIDTAWLWPIRETKRKASRTFSNVTALADEYEEFVFACSQAQQYAWVRDACPQVWERIKKSVAKGQWAPVGGMWVEADGNLPGGEALARQLVHGKRFFMDHFGIETKGVWLPDSFGYTAAYPQLARLAGNEWFLTQKISWNQTNTFPHHTFWWEGIDGTRIFTHFPPIDTYNACFSGAEMARAVRNYAEKGGATRSLAPFGWGDGGGGPTREIMERARRLKNLEGSAKVEIEHPDAFFAKAREEYPDAPVWAGELYLELHRATYTTQARTKQGNRRSEHLLREAELWATTAALHEPGYAYPYEKLDRLWKTVLLHQFHDILPGSSIAWVHREAEAEYARVAGELQALTGEAIAALGTGGPRVFNTSPHERAEVVRTAEGAPVYVTVPANGSAPLTPADPPHPVTADGRTLDNGIVRVQVTEDGTLSSVYDLRAGREVLAGQGNLLRLHTDLPNCWDAWDIDKHYRNRYTDLLEPDSVTVAEEDPLVGAIRVTRSFGRGSRITQTITVRAGSARIDFETDIDWHETEKILKAGFPVDLRAPHSSAEIQFGHVQRPTHTNTSWEAARFEVAGHRWVHIAEAGYGVAVINDSTYGHDVSRTVREDGGTTTTVRLSLVRAPRVPDPEADQGRHRFTYALLPGAGIEDAIAEGYALNLPLRVADSAGEPEPVVSVEGEGVTVEAVKLADDGSGDVVVRLYESRGGRATGVLRTGFPLAGAEVTDLLERPLGEAEADADGSLPVTLRPFQILTLRLRRA, encoded by the coding sequence ATGCACGACGAACGCCGCCGGATCGAGGACCGCGTCGAACGCCTCCACCACCAGCGCATCAGGCCCGCGATCCACGCGGCCGCCGTCCCCCTCGACGTGGCGGCCTGGCAGGCCCCCGGGGAACCGGTTCCCTTCGAGGAGGCGGCGGCCGCCCCGTACACGCCGTTCGCGGTGGGCACCCCGTGGGGGCCGCCCTGGGGGACGACCTGGTTCCGGATGCGCGGCCGGGTGCCCGCCGAGTGGGCCGGCCTGCGGGTGGAGTCGGTCATCGACCTGGGCTTCGTCAGCGACTGGCCCGGCAACCAGGCCGAGGCACTGGTCCACCGCACCGACGGCACTCCGCTGAAGGCGGTCAACCCGCTCAGCCAGTACGTGCCGGTCGCCCACCCGGCGGCCGGCGGTGAGACGGTCGAGTATCTGGTGGAGGCCGCCTCCAACCCCGACGTCCTCGGGAACGGCTTCGCCCGCCCGACCCCGCTCGGCGATGTACGGACGGCAGGCGACCGTCCACTGTATGCATTCCGCCGCGCCGACCTCGCCGTCCTCGACGAACAGGTCTGGCACCTCGACCTCGACCTCCAGGTGCTGCGCGAACTGATGCTGGAACTCGGCGAGCACGAGCCGCGCCGGCACGAGATCATGCACGCCCTCGACCGGGCCATGGACCTGCTCGACCTGGACGACATCTCCGGCTCGGCACCCGCCGTACGCGACGCCCTGCGCCCGGCGCTGGCCAAGCCCGCCCACGCCAGCGCGCACATCGTCTCCGGCGTCGGCCACGCGCACATCGACACCGCGTGGCTGTGGCCGATCCGCGAGACCAAGCGCAAGGCATCCCGGACGTTCTCCAACGTCACCGCGCTCGCCGACGAGTACGAGGAGTTCGTCTTCGCCTGCTCCCAGGCCCAGCAGTACGCATGGGTGCGCGACGCCTGCCCGCAGGTGTGGGAGCGGATCAAGAAGTCCGTGGCGAAGGGCCAGTGGGCGCCGGTCGGCGGCATGTGGGTGGAGGCCGACGGCAACCTGCCCGGTGGTGAGGCCCTGGCCCGCCAACTGGTCCACGGCAAACGGTTCTTCATGGACCACTTCGGCATCGAGACCAAGGGCGTGTGGCTGCCGGACTCCTTCGGCTACACCGCGGCCTACCCGCAGCTGGCCAGGCTCGCCGGCAACGAGTGGTTCCTCACCCAGAAGATCTCCTGGAACCAGACCAACACCTTCCCCCACCACACCTTCTGGTGGGAGGGCATCGACGGCACCCGCATCTTCACCCACTTCCCGCCCATCGACACCTACAACGCCTGCTTCAGCGGCGCCGAGATGGCCCGGGCGGTCCGCAACTACGCCGAGAAGGGCGGTGCCACCCGCTCCCTCGCCCCCTTCGGCTGGGGCGACGGCGGAGGCGGCCCCACCCGCGAGATCATGGAACGCGCCCGCCGCCTGAAGAACCTGGAGGGCTCCGCGAAGGTCGAGATCGAACACCCCGACGCATTCTTCGCCAAGGCCCGCGAGGAGTACCCGGACGCCCCGGTCTGGGCGGGCGAGCTGTACCTGGAGCTGCACCGGGCCACCTACACCACCCAGGCCCGCACCAAGCAGGGCAACCGGCGCTCCGAACACCTGCTGCGCGAGGCCGAGTTGTGGGCCACCACGGCCGCCCTGCACGAGCCCGGCTACGCCTACCCGTACGAGAAGCTGGACCGCCTGTGGAAGACGGTGCTGCTGCACCAGTTCCACGACATCCTGCCCGGCTCCTCCATCGCCTGGGTGCACCGCGAGGCCGAGGCCGAGTACGCCCGCGTGGCGGGGGAGCTGCAGGCGCTCACGGGCGAGGCGATCGCCGCGCTCGGCACCGGCGGGCCCCGCGTGTTCAACACCAGCCCCCACGAGCGCGCCGAGGTGGTCCGTACGGCCGAGGGCGCACCGGTGTACGTGACGGTGCCCGCGAACGGCTCCGCGCCCCTCACACCGGCCGACCCCCCGCACCCGGTGACGGCCGACGGCCGCACCCTGGACAACGGGATCGTCCGTGTACAGGTGACAGAAGACGGAACACTGTCGTCTGTATACGATCTACGGGCGGGCCGCGAAGTCCTCGCAGGCCAGGGCAACCTGCTCCGCCTCCACACGGACCTGCCCAACTGCTGGGACGCCTGGGACATCGACAAGCACTACCGCAACCGCTACACCGACCTGCTGGAGCCCGACTCGGTCACCGTGGCCGAGGAGGACCCCCTCGTGGGCGCGATCCGGGTGACCCGCTCCTTCGGCAGGGGATCCCGCATCACCCAGACCATCACCGTCCGCGCCGGCAGCGCCCGCATCGACTTCGAGACGGACATCGACTGGCACGAGACGGAGAAGATCCTCAAGGCGGGCTTCCCCGTCGACCTGCGCGCCCCGCACTCCAGCGCCGAGATCCAGTTCGGTCACGTCCAGCGGCCCACCCACACCAACACCAGCTGGGAGGCCGCCCGTTTCGAGGTGGCCGGGCACCGCTGGGTGCACATCGCCGAAGCCGGTTACGGCGTCGCCGTCATCAACGATTCCACCTACGGCCACGACGTCTCCCGCACGGTGCGCGAGGACGGGGGCACGACCACCACGGTCCGCCTCAGCCTGGTCCGCGCCCCGCGCGTTCCCGACCCCGAGGCCGACCAGGGCAGGCACCGCTTCACCTACGCCCTCCTGCCCGGTGCGGGCATCGAGGACGCGATCGCCGAGGGCTACGCCCTCAACCTCCCGCTGCGGGTGGCCGATTCGGCGGGCGAGCCCGAGCCGGTCGTCTCCGTCGAGGGTGAGGGCGTGACGGTGGAAGCGGTCAAGCTCGCCGACGACGGCTCCGGGGACGTGGTGGTCCGGCTGTACGAGTCCCGGGGCGGCCGGGCCACCGGCGTGCTGCGCACCGGGTTCCCGCTGGCCGGCGCCGAGGTCACCGATCTGCTGGAGCGACCCCTGGGCGAAGCGGAGGCCGACGCCGACGGCTCGCTCCCGGTCACCCTGCGGCCCTTCCAGATCCTGACCCTTCGGCTGCGGCGGGCCTAG
- a CDS encoding 6-phospho-beta-glucosidase, producing the protein MKLTILGGGGFRVPLVYGALLADRAEGRVTEVVLHDLDERRLYAVRRVLDEQATGIPDAPRVTATTDLDAALAAADFVFSAIRVGGLQGRANDERVALAEGVLGQETVGAGGIAYGLRTVPVAVDIARRVARLAPDAWVINFTNPAGLVTEAMSRHLGDRVIGICDSPVGLGRRIARVLGADPKEAFIDYVGLNHLGWVRGLRIAGRDELPRLLADPALLGSFEEGKLFGVDWLRSLGAIPNEYLHYYYFNREAVRAYQEAEQTRGAFLRDQQARFYVEALRADRSALDVWDRTRAEREATYMAENRESAGAGEREADDLSGGYEKVALALMRAIARDERTTLILNVRNMNTLSALDADAVIEVPCLVDANGAHPVAVAPLPPHATGLVCSVKAVEREVLAAAESGSRQTAVKAFALHPLVDSVNVARRLVEGYTAVHPGLAYLT; encoded by the coding sequence GTGAAGCTGACGATTCTGGGCGGCGGCGGGTTCCGGGTGCCGCTCGTCTACGGGGCACTGCTGGCCGACCGCGCCGAAGGGCGGGTCACCGAGGTCGTCCTGCATGACCTGGACGAGCGTCGACTGTATGCAGTACGCCGTGTACTGGATGAACAGGCGACCGGCATCCCCGACGCGCCCCGGGTGACCGCCACCACCGACCTCGACGCGGCGCTCGCCGCCGCCGACTTCGTCTTCTCCGCGATCCGCGTCGGCGGCCTTCAGGGCCGGGCGAACGACGAGCGGGTGGCGCTCGCCGAGGGCGTGCTCGGCCAGGAGACCGTCGGCGCGGGCGGCATCGCCTACGGCCTGCGCACCGTCCCCGTCGCCGTCGACATCGCCCGGCGAGTGGCGCGTCTCGCCCCCGACGCCTGGGTCATCAACTTCACCAACCCGGCCGGCCTGGTCACCGAGGCCATGTCCCGGCACCTCGGCGACCGCGTCATCGGCATCTGCGACTCACCCGTAGGGCTCGGCCGCCGTATCGCCCGCGTCCTCGGCGCCGACCCGAAGGAGGCCTTCATCGACTACGTCGGCCTCAACCACCTCGGCTGGGTGCGCGGCCTGCGCATCGCCGGGCGGGACGAACTCCCGCGTCTGCTCGCCGACCCCGCCCTGCTCGGCTCCTTCGAGGAGGGAAAGCTGTTCGGCGTCGACTGGCTGCGGTCGCTCGGCGCGATCCCCAACGAATACCTGCACTACTACTACTTCAACCGCGAAGCCGTACGCGCCTACCAGGAGGCCGAGCAGACCCGGGGTGCGTTCCTGCGCGACCAGCAGGCCCGGTTCTACGTGGAGGCGCTGCGCGCGGACCGGTCCGCCCTGGACGTGTGGGACCGCACGCGCGCCGAGCGCGAGGCCACCTACATGGCCGAGAACCGGGAGAGCGCGGGTGCGGGCGAGCGCGAGGCCGACGATCTGTCCGGCGGTTACGAGAAGGTCGCGCTCGCGCTGATGCGGGCCATCGCCCGGGACGAGCGGACCACGCTGATCCTCAACGTGCGCAACATGAACACGCTGTCGGCGCTCGACGCCGACGCGGTGATCGAGGTCCCCTGCCTGGTCGACGCGAACGGCGCCCACCCCGTCGCCGTCGCCCCGCTGCCCCCTCACGCCACCGGGCTGGTCTGCTCGGTCAAGGCCGTGGAGCGGGAGGTGCTGGCCGCCGCCGAGTCCGGATCCCGGCAGACGGCCGTGAAGGCCTTCGCGCTGCATCCGCTGGTCGACTCGGTCAACGTGGCCCGCAGACTGGTCGAGGGCTACACCGCGGTCCATCCTGGCCTGGCGTACCTCACCTAG